In Pikeienuella piscinae, the sequence GAGCCGGAGGCGAAGGCCGCCGTCGCCGAATAGCCCCAGAAGCGCCGCGCGCGCAGAAGATCGGGATAGGCGCGGAACTGCGCCGTGAGCGAGCGCGACCGGTTGAGATGCGTCTCTCCGAGATCGAGCCAGCAGAGGGTCATGACGACGCCGCCGAAGATGACGAAGCTCCAGAACGTCGCGCGCCAGCCCAGCGCCTCCTCCACCGCGCCGCCATAGAGCGGGCTGATCATCGGCACCAGCGACATCGCCGCCGTCATGTAGCCGATCATCGACGCGGCCTCGTCCGGCGGCAGAAGATCGCGCACGATGGTGCGCGACAGCACCATGCCCGCCGCGACGCTGGCCTGCAGCATCCGGAAGAACATGAAGATCTCGGGGTCGGTGGACAGAACGCAGCCGATCGAGGCGGCGATGAAGACGCCGAGCCCGAGCAGGATCACCGGGCGCCGCCCGTAGCGGTCCGAAAGCGGGCCGATCATCAACTGCATCACCGCCGTCATCCCGAGGTAGCCGGAAACCGCGATCTGCATGAAGGCGTAGGACGAACCGAGATCGTCAGCGATGGTCGGCAGCGACGCGATGAAAGCGTTCATCGAGAAAACGCTGACCGAGGTCAGCAGGATCAGCGTGATCAGGGCGGGCGGCGAGCGCCGATCGCCGAAGGTCGCGCCGGCGAA encodes:
- a CDS encoding multidrug effflux MFS transporter, with the translated sequence MQFAGATFGDRRSPPALITLILLTSVSVFSMNAFIASLPTIADDLGSSYAFMQIAVSGYLGMTAVMQLMIGPLSDRYGRRPVILLGLGVFIAASIGCVLSTDPEIFMFFRMLQASVAAGMVLSRTIVRDLLPPDEAASMIGYMTAAMSLVPMISPLYGGAVEEALGWRATFWSFVIFGGVVMTLCWLDLGETHLNRSRSLTAQFRAYPDLLRARRFWGYSATAAFASGSFFALLGGGPYVAREIFAQTPAATGLYLGTTAIGYMTGNLITGRVAARTGIDRLMLWGCLISVAGLSAGLLVDLFIYQHPLVVFGFCIFVGLGNGLTMPAATTGLLSVRPGLAGSASGLGAALMIGGGAGLAAVAGWILSPTSGASPLLALMLVSALLSVGSTSYVIHRARMMSADQPAE